From a single Mycolicibacterium moriokaense genomic region:
- a CDS encoding phosphodiesterase, which produces MQVSDVAALPVKIGAAVRGGRLFHPAGVLAEGILERTALDADGLPMRSCDVIARVSKGVGVPGGGPDVVGLAFRIPPPPDLSSCGPWDVLLASTFGGSRFILAPATSWSGATLSSLMPLRYRGRVWWVRARLASAISADGLSLDTIEAEIDSGGIQFDIEQAPGRGEFRPLARLTLRHVDPSQDDIAFDPALHSDCDVQLAPRWLADFRRAAYRRSREGRDAQ; this is translated from the coding sequence GTGCAGGTTTCTGATGTGGCAGCGTTGCCCGTGAAGATCGGCGCCGCAGTACGCGGTGGTCGCCTCTTCCATCCCGCCGGCGTGCTCGCAGAAGGCATCCTCGAGCGCACAGCGCTGGACGCCGACGGATTGCCGATGAGGTCGTGTGACGTCATCGCGCGAGTGTCCAAGGGAGTCGGTGTGCCCGGTGGCGGGCCCGACGTCGTGGGTTTGGCGTTCCGCATTCCCCCGCCGCCGGATCTGAGCTCGTGTGGACCCTGGGATGTGCTGCTGGCATCGACTTTCGGCGGTAGCCGCTTCATCCTTGCGCCGGCCACGTCATGGTCCGGTGCCACGCTTTCCAGCCTGATGCCGTTGCGCTACCGCGGACGCGTGTGGTGGGTGCGGGCGCGGCTCGCGTCCGCAATCAGCGCGGACGGCTTATCCCTCGACACCATTGAAGCCGAAATCGATTCCGGTGGAATCCAATTCGACATCGAACAAGCGCCGGGCCGGGGCGAGTTTCGTCCACTGGCCCGACTGACCCTGCGCCACGTCGACCCCAGCCAGGACGATATCGCCTTCGACCCTGCGCTGCACAGTGATTGCGACGTGCAACTCGCCCCTCGGTGGCTCGCCGATTTTCGGCGCGCCGCCTATCGCCGCAGTCGCGAAGGACGCGACGCGCAGTAG
- a CDS encoding CDGSH iron-sulfur domain-containing protein — MTDTPMRTVRIVPNGPLMVEGPVCIDMPDGRTVQSDRFMVAICTCRRSKDYPMCDTSHRCRPRSKSSAQRAT, encoded by the coding sequence ATGACCGATACGCCGATGCGCACCGTGCGGATCGTCCCCAACGGCCCCCTGATGGTGGAGGGCCCGGTGTGCATCGACATGCCCGACGGCCGCACGGTGCAATCCGACCGGTTCATGGTCGCGATCTGCACCTGTCGCCGCAGCAAGGACTATCCGATGTGCGACACCAGCCACCGCTGCCGTCCGCGCAGCAAGTCGTCAGCTCAGCGGGCGACGTAG
- a CDS encoding HemK2/MTQ2 family protein methyltransferase, with protein MTTAYTDADNVIASAGVYAPQEDTQFLIDVMEKTGLAEGRRVADLCTGSGAVAIAAGQLGASQVTAFDVCPQSVRCARMNAARVGVDVDIRLGSWARAAEFGPFDLVVSNPPYVPHDPDAGCAPLSSDVGPARAWDAGQDGRLVLDPLCASIPQLLAPGGTFLVVHSEFAVPRQTLAALAEAGLDAEIVAYQWIPFGPVLTSRAAWLEETGRLEPGRREEELVVIRAERP; from the coding sequence GTGACAACCGCTTACACCGACGCAGATAATGTGATCGCGTCGGCGGGCGTCTACGCCCCGCAGGAAGACACCCAATTCCTCATCGATGTGATGGAGAAGACCGGGCTGGCAGAAGGCCGCCGCGTCGCCGACTTGTGCACCGGAAGTGGTGCGGTGGCGATCGCCGCGGGCCAACTAGGAGCGTCGCAGGTCACCGCATTCGATGTGTGCCCGCAATCCGTCCGGTGTGCGCGAATGAATGCCGCACGCGTCGGCGTCGACGTGGACATCCGCCTCGGCTCATGGGCGCGCGCAGCGGAGTTCGGCCCGTTCGACCTGGTTGTCAGCAATCCGCCGTACGTCCCGCACGATCCCGACGCCGGGTGCGCACCATTGTCGTCGGACGTCGGGCCTGCGCGCGCCTGGGATGCCGGTCAAGACGGCCGCCTTGTCCTGGACCCGCTGTGCGCGTCGATACCTCAATTGCTGGCTCCCGGCGGCACCTTTCTCGTGGTGCACTCGGAATTCGCGGTGCCGCGTCAAACGCTGGCTGCGCTGGCTGAGGCTGGTCTGGACGCGGAAATCGTGGCGTACCAATGGATTCCGTTCGGCCCCGTGCTGACGTCGCGGGCTGCGTGGCTGGAAGAGACGGGCAGGCTGGAGCCCGGTCGACGTGAGGAAGAACTCGTGGTGATCAGGGCGGAAAGGCCATGA
- a CDS encoding iron-containing redox enzyme family protein, whose translation MTLPSTLIEPALPRAVGPVSAMILDTLARQRPALHTRAIDVPVSEADPYGLDLQLALYVCYELHYRGFDSVNPRWEWNPSLLHLRGRLEDTFLSAVRRDVGNISTDDTAAAEMDAISREPADGNGPSYYLRDHGTWEQMQEYFVHRSLYHLKEGDPHAWAIPRLNGPAKAAFVAVEFDEYGGGRSDQVHQHLYAELMDAAGLDASYLGYLDYVPAEALASVNLMSMFGLHRELRGATIGHFASTEITSSPGSRRLVDALRRMNAPEPCVTFYAEHVVADAVHEQVVRTDVVGDLVTREPHLERDIVFGIRARDLVEDRLADRLMECWTAGRSSLRRPLS comes from the coding sequence GTGACTTTGCCGTCGACTTTGATCGAACCCGCCCTGCCGCGCGCTGTCGGCCCCGTATCAGCGATGATCCTGGACACCCTCGCACGTCAGCGGCCAGCGCTGCATACCCGAGCCATCGACGTCCCTGTCTCTGAGGCGGATCCCTACGGACTGGACCTGCAACTCGCGCTGTACGTCTGCTACGAGTTGCACTACCGCGGCTTCGACTCGGTCAATCCGCGCTGGGAGTGGAATCCGTCGCTGCTGCATTTGCGCGGACGCCTCGAGGACACATTCCTGAGCGCTGTGCGGCGCGACGTCGGCAACATCTCGACCGACGACACCGCAGCGGCGGAAATGGATGCCATCTCGCGCGAGCCCGCCGACGGGAACGGCCCGTCGTACTACCTACGCGACCACGGCACCTGGGAGCAGATGCAGGAGTACTTCGTGCACCGCTCGCTCTATCACCTCAAGGAAGGTGACCCGCACGCGTGGGCGATCCCCCGCCTCAACGGGCCTGCGAAGGCGGCGTTCGTGGCGGTCGAGTTCGACGAGTACGGCGGGGGCCGCAGCGATCAGGTGCACCAGCATCTGTACGCCGAGCTGATGGATGCCGCCGGCCTCGATGCCTCCTACCTTGGCTATCTCGACTATGTTCCCGCCGAAGCGTTGGCGTCGGTCAATCTCATGTCGATGTTCGGGCTGCATCGTGAATTGCGCGGTGCCACGATCGGTCATTTCGCGTCGACAGAGATCACGTCCTCGCCAGGCTCACGCAGGCTGGTAGACGCCCTGCGGCGGATGAACGCCCCCGAACCGTGTGTGACGTTCTACGCCGAGCACGTGGTGGCCGATGCGGTGCACGAACAGGTGGTGCGCACAGACGTCGTCGGCGATCTCGTCACCCGCGAACCGCATTTGGAGAGGGACATCGTGTTCGGGATCCGGGCCCGCGACCTCGTCGAGGACCGCCTGGCGGATCGACTGATGGAGTGCTGGACGGCGGGACGCTCGTCGCTACGTCGCCCGCTGAGCTGA
- a CDS encoding SDR family NAD(P)-dependent oxidoreductase, with amino-acid sequence MSKSKRTISGRTVVITGAASGIGRALARRLSSHDCAVAIADIDEAGLKETADLLNGPTLLRVLDVRDADAQRDFAAEVREWAPTPIAAVFNNAGVAVAGTVLDGAPEDDQWLWDINFGGVINGTRAFLPILVEQGDGAIVNTSSIYGLMAVPNQSAYCSAKFAVRGYTDSLRHELRGTGVTAITVHPGGVNTNIVRNSRVKVDPNGPSKDEMAEQFAAITMTEPDKAAEVIHRGVEQGKARILIGPDAFMFDKLSRIAPARAYNIVESVSRIGMTRLENLLSKVGTALRSRRTTKDVAAK; translated from the coding sequence ATGAGCAAGTCCAAGCGCACGATCAGCGGCCGTACCGTCGTCATCACCGGAGCGGCGTCCGGCATCGGCCGCGCCCTGGCGCGGCGCCTGTCGTCGCACGACTGCGCGGTCGCCATCGCTGACATCGACGAGGCCGGCCTGAAGGAAACCGCCGACTTGCTGAACGGGCCCACCCTGCTGCGTGTGCTCGACGTCCGCGACGCCGATGCGCAGCGCGACTTCGCCGCCGAAGTCCGCGAATGGGCACCGACCCCGATCGCCGCCGTATTCAACAACGCCGGTGTGGCGGTCGCCGGGACAGTGCTCGACGGGGCGCCCGAGGACGACCAGTGGCTCTGGGACATCAACTTCGGTGGTGTCATCAACGGAACCCGGGCGTTTCTGCCCATCCTCGTCGAGCAGGGCGACGGCGCCATCGTCAACACCTCCAGCATCTACGGTCTGATGGCGGTGCCGAACCAAAGCGCTTACTGCTCAGCGAAGTTCGCGGTACGCGGCTACACCGACTCGCTGCGACACGAGTTGCGCGGCACCGGCGTCACGGCCATCACCGTGCATCCCGGCGGAGTCAACACGAACATCGTCCGCAATTCGCGCGTCAAGGTGGACCCCAATGGTCCGAGCAAGGACGAGATGGCCGAGCAGTTCGCGGCGATCACGATGACCGAGCCGGACAAGGCGGCCGAGGTGATCCACCGTGGGGTGGAGCAGGGTAAGGCGCGGATCCTGATAGGACCCGATGCCTTCATGTTCGACAAGCTCTCGCGAATCGCACCGGCTCGCGCCTACAACATCGTCGAGTCGGTCTCCCGTATCGGGATGACTCGCTTGGAAAACCTGCTCAGCAAGGTCGGGACCGCCCTCAGAAGCCGGCGCACGACGAAGGACGTCGCAGCAAAGTAA